In a single window of the Nilaparvata lugens isolate BPH chromosome 1, ASM1435652v1, whole genome shotgun sequence genome:
- the LOC111055646 gene encoding BLOC-1-related complex subunit 5, translated as MFLPIMRGTLNLTDVRDPEVLERLDQTALYRLCVSYQGYLNFNANLVSEEQNIIAQKMREVDSETSRLVAVSTERQKAYSKYADKLNKVHEITHQLNKCHLALNQTLDLIEKLNNSLPVDDRLEPFVWTTG; from the exons ATGTTCCTTCCGATTATGCGTGGTACTTTGAATCTGACAGATGTGAGAGATCCAGAAGTTCTTGAAAGGCTGGATCAGACTGCGTTGTACCGACTTTGTGTATCTTACCAAGGCTACCTGAACTTCAATGCCAATTTAGTATCTGAAGAACAGAATATTATCGCCCAGAAAATGCGAGAG GTTGACAGTGAAACTAGTCGTTTGGTAGCTGTATCAACTGAAAGACAGAAAGCTTACTCGAAGTACGCTGATAAACTCAACAAAGTTCATGAAATAACGCACCAACTCAACAAATGTCACCTAGCTCTCAACCAAACTTTGGATTTGATTGAGAAGCTGAACAATTCCTTGCCAGTTGATGACAGACTGGAGCCATTCGTGTGGACTACCGGCTAG